In Paenibacillus ihbetae, the following are encoded in one genomic region:
- a CDS encoding SDR family NAD(P)-dependent oxidoreductase has translation MGRLDNKVAIITGAAGGMGKADALLFAKEGAKVAITDLQEDKIQEVVAEIQASGGEAIGFKQNVASEEDWIRVVDETVKKFGKIDILVNNAGISNATPFMDLTVEGWEKTMSINVTSIFLGQKYVIPRMIEAGGGSIINISSIAGLTGGSGAGPYTASKGAVRMLTKATAVDFAKHNIRCNSIHPGYIETPMTVDLFKNEQMMQWFQSQTPLPRLGKPEDIANGALFLASDESSYITGIELPIDGGYYAK, from the coding sequence ATGGGAAGACTGGATAATAAAGTAGCGATCATCACAGGTGCGGCCGGCGGTATGGGTAAGGCGGATGCCCTGTTGTTTGCGAAAGAGGGCGCGAAGGTAGCGATCACCGACCTGCAGGAGGATAAAATCCAGGAGGTTGTGGCCGAGATCCAAGCCAGCGGCGGTGAAGCCATCGGCTTTAAGCAAAATGTCGCTTCGGAGGAAGACTGGATCCGCGTCGTGGATGAAACCGTGAAGAAGTTCGGCAAGATTGATATTTTGGTTAACAATGCCGGTATCTCGAACGCAACGCCGTTCATGGACCTGACGGTTGAAGGCTGGGAGAAGACGATGTCGATTAACGTGACAAGCATTTTCCTCGGCCAAAAATACGTCATTCCGCGCATGATCGAAGCGGGAGGCGGCTCCATCATCAACATTTCCTCCATTGCCGGCCTGACGGGCGGCAGCGGCGCGGGACCTTACACCGCAAGCAAAGGCGCCGTTCGCATGCTGACCAAGGCAACGGCCGTCGATTTTGCGAAACATAACATCCGCTGCAACTCGATCCATCCGGGTTACATCGAAACCCCGATGACGGTCGATCTGTTCAAGAACGAGCAGATGATGCAGTGGTTCCAATCGCAGACGCCGCTTCCACGCCTCGGCAAACCGGAGGATATCGCGAATGGCGCCTTGTTCCTGGCTTCGGACGAATCCTCTTACATTACGGGCATCGAGCTCCCGATCGACGGTGGATACTACGCGAAGTAA
- a CDS encoding nitrite reductase, with protein sequence MSMRKFAVTPGFEVGGTMFRPEQLAVLGSVVGEDARIEMTGFKQLYIEMEEEQMEEAQRLLRAAGLQVHPAGFVTKSLIACHFCRGAEEAGLDVARALDEAIAGHPVPSPLRIGYAGCALGTSEPLLKDIAVIKMRDKYDMYVGGEPRGLKALLAQQLHAGLEAEELVPIIRSLIAIFQEQGKKKEKFSRFVDRITLEKLRELTASARMETAG encoded by the coding sequence ATGAGTATGCGGAAGTTTGCCGTAACGCCAGGGTTTGAGGTGGGCGGAACGATGTTCCGTCCCGAACAGCTGGCGGTCCTGGGCAGCGTCGTCGGCGAGGATGCCCGTATCGAAATGACAGGCTTCAAACAGCTGTATATCGAGATGGAGGAGGAACAGATGGAAGAGGCTCAGCGCCTGTTAAGGGCAGCCGGACTCCAGGTTCACCCTGCCGGATTCGTCACCAAAAGTCTGATCGCCTGCCATTTCTGCAGGGGGGCAGAGGAAGCGGGCCTGGACGTAGCCCGGGCCCTTGATGAAGCGATTGCCGGGCATCCGGTACCCTCGCCGCTCAGGATCGGATATGCTGGCTGCGCGCTCGGTACGAGCGAACCGCTGCTGAAAGACATCGCCGTCATCAAAATGCGGGATAAATACGATATGTATGTCGGCGGAGAGCCGAGGGGGCTGAAGGCTCTGCTGGCCCAGCAGCTGCATGCCGGCCTGGAAGCCGAGGAGCTTGTTCCGATTATCCGTAGCTTGATCGCGATTTTTCAGGAGCAGGGCAAGAAGAAAGAGAAATTTTCAAGATTCGTGGACCGGATCACGCTGGAGAAGCTGCGGGAGCTTACTGCAAGTGCCCGAATGGAGACGGCCGGTTAG
- a CDS encoding MarR family winged helix-turn-helix transcriptional regulator → MVSRQMMTLVAGYAQILDSDLTGPQYYVLQTLANEGDQTSSYFASVLNVTLPSVTNLSNKLVSKGLIERVTSEADRRQVYLRITERGREMEARMVEKYRELNEGLWSDYTEEELDLLISAYAKMIDHFQLKINPSGNRDGK, encoded by the coding sequence ATGGTGTCCCGCCAGATGATGACCCTGGTGGCCGGCTATGCCCAAATACTCGACAGCGATCTGACAGGACCCCAATATTATGTGCTGCAGACGCTGGCTAATGAAGGTGATCAGACGAGCTCCTATTTTGCAAGCGTGCTGAACGTGACTTTGCCTTCCGTCACCAATCTCAGCAACAAGCTGGTGAGCAAGGGGCTTATTGAACGGGTCACGTCCGAAGCTGACCGGCGGCAGGTTTATCTGAGGATCACCGAGCGGGGCCGCGAGATGGAAGCCCGCATGGTGGAGAAATACCGGGAGCTGAACGAAGGACTGTGGTCGGATTATACCGAAGAGGAGTTGGATTTGCTGATCTCCGCTTATGCGAAGATGATCGACCATTTCCAGCTCAAGATTAACCCGTCCGGAAACAGGGACGGCAAATAA
- a CDS encoding S26 family signal peptidase, whose amino-acid sequence MINDNWWRSVDSRSFGPVPANRIIGKVVGVSRDYDRDGIQ is encoded by the coding sequence GTGATCAATGACAACTGGTGGAGGAGTGTGGACAGCCGCAGCTTCGGTCCGGTTCCCGCAAACAGAATCATTGGCAAGGTAGTTGGTGTATCGAGAGATTACGACCGTGACGGAATACAATAA
- a CDS encoding heavy metal translocating P-type ATPase, producing the protein MGTGAVQEQKKASLQLTGMTCAACANRIEKGLSKMEGVQDANVNFALEKASVTYDPAVVSVKEMEEKIQKLGYGTAKETVDFQLVGMYCAACASKIEKVVGKMPGVSQANVNFALETARVEFNPAEVSISDIQQRVEKLGYQAISKQEAPDQESHRKEAIAKQKRKLILSAILSLPLLWAMVTHFSFTSWIWMPELFMNPWFQLALATPVQFYIGKQFYVGAYKALRNKSANMDVLVALGTSAAYFYSLYLTIDWAAAGGSVHHGPAMYYETSAVLITLVILGKLFESLAKGRTSEAIKTLMGLQAKTAVVIRDGQETTVPVEQVMVGDIVVVKPGEKIPVDGRVIEGMSAVDESMLTGESIPVEKKAGDTVIGATINKNGRLKFEASKVGKETALAQIIKVVEEAQGSKAPIQRVADVISGIFVPIVVGIAIAAFLIWYFWVTPGNFANALEIAIAILVIACPCALGLATPTSIMAGSGRAAELGVLFKGGEHLEATHKMDTIVLDKTGTVTKGKPELTDVQAHDFEEEAFLRLVGAAEKSSEHPLAEAIVAGIEAKGIALPAAQEFEAIPGYGIYASVDGHEVLVGTRKLMAKHQIPVESVLPRMSELETEGKTAMLAAIDGKYAGLVAVADTIKETSREAVARLKEMGIEVVMMTGDNERTAQAIAKQVGIDHVLAEVLPEGKADEVKKLQQQGKKVAMVGDGINDAPALAVADIGMAIGTGTDVAMEAADVTLMKGDLNSIPDAIYMSRKTMSNIRQNLFWALGYNSLGIPIAAIGLLAPWVAGAAMALSSVSVVLNALRLQRMKV; encoded by the coding sequence ATGGGAACAGGAGCAGTTCAAGAGCAGAAGAAGGCATCGCTGCAGTTGACCGGCATGACATGTGCGGCATGCGCGAACCGGATTGAGAAGGGGCTGAGCAAAATGGAAGGCGTCCAAGACGCCAACGTAAACTTTGCGCTGGAGAAGGCCTCCGTAACCTATGATCCGGCGGTCGTTTCGGTCAAGGAGATGGAGGAGAAGATCCAGAAGCTCGGCTATGGCACGGCGAAGGAAACGGTTGATTTTCAGCTGGTTGGCATGTACTGTGCAGCTTGCGCATCGAAGATCGAGAAGGTGGTCGGCAAGATGCCGGGGGTAAGCCAGGCTAACGTCAACTTTGCCCTGGAGACGGCCCGGGTGGAGTTTAACCCTGCGGAAGTATCGATCAGCGACATTCAGCAGCGTGTAGAAAAGCTGGGGTATCAGGCCATATCCAAGCAGGAGGCGCCGGATCAGGAGAGCCACCGCAAGGAAGCCATCGCCAAGCAAAAGCGCAAGCTAATCCTATCGGCCATCCTGTCTCTGCCGCTGCTGTGGGCGATGGTCACCCATTTCTCCTTTACTTCATGGATCTGGATGCCGGAGCTCTTTATGAATCCATGGTTCCAGCTCGCGCTTGCTACCCCGGTTCAGTTCTATATCGGCAAGCAGTTCTATGTAGGGGCATATAAAGCCCTTCGCAACAAGAGCGCCAACATGGACGTTCTCGTAGCTCTCGGTACATCGGCTGCGTACTTCTACAGCTTGTACCTGACGATTGACTGGGCCGCAGCGGGCGGAAGCGTGCATCACGGCCCGGCGATGTATTATGAAACGAGTGCCGTTTTGATCACGCTCGTCATTCTCGGGAAGCTGTTTGAATCCCTGGCCAAGGGCAGAACCTCGGAAGCGATCAAGACGCTGATGGGGCTGCAGGCCAAAACGGCCGTCGTCATCCGTGACGGTCAGGAAACGACCGTACCGGTTGAGCAGGTCATGGTTGGAGATATCGTCGTCGTTAAGCCGGGAGAGAAGATTCCGGTCGACGGCCGGGTGATCGAAGGCATGTCGGCGGTCGATGAGTCCATGCTGACCGGGGAGAGCATTCCGGTTGAGAAGAAGGCCGGGGATACGGTCATCGGAGCTACGATTAACAAAAACGGACGTCTGAAGTTCGAGGCCTCCAAGGTGGGCAAAGAGACCGCTCTCGCCCAAATTATCAAGGTGGTTGAGGAAGCTCAAGGGTCCAAGGCGCCGATTCAGCGGGTGGCCGACGTCATCTCCGGCATTTTCGTACCGATCGTGGTCGGTATTGCAATTGCAGCTTTTCTCATATGGTACTTCTGGGTGACACCAGGCAACTTTGCGAATGCGCTTGAAATCGCGATTGCGATCCTCGTCATCGCTTGCCCGTGTGCTCTAGGCTTAGCCACACCGACCTCCATTATGGCCGGATCGGGCCGTGCGGCAGAGCTTGGCGTACTGTTCAAGGGCGGGGAGCATCTGGAAGCGACGCATAAGATGGATACGATCGTACTGGATAAAACCGGAACGGTAACCAAGGGCAAACCGGAGCTGACCGATGTTCAAGCGCATGATTTTGAAGAGGAAGCATTCCTGCGCCTGGTCGGCGCTGCCGAGAAGAGCTCGGAGCATCCGCTGGCAGAAGCGATCGTAGCCGGAATTGAAGCAAAAGGGATTGCGCTCCCGGCAGCTCAGGAGTTCGAAGCGATTCCGGGGTACGGTATCTATGCAAGCGTGGACGGCCATGAGGTGCTGGTCGGAACGCGCAAGCTGATGGCGAAGCATCAGATCCCGGTGGAATCGGTCCTCCCCCGGATGTCGGAGCTGGAGACCGAGGGCAAGACCGCGATGCTGGCAGCGATCGACGGCAAATATGCCGGACTCGTCGCCGTCGCGGATACGATTAAGGAAACGTCCCGAGAAGCCGTTGCAAGGTTGAAAGAAATGGGCATTGAAGTGGTTATGATGACCGGCGACAATGAGCGAACCGCGCAGGCGATTGCGAAGCAGGTCGGCATCGATCATGTCCTGGCCGAAGTCCTGCCGGAAGGCAAAGCCGATGAAGTGAAGAAGCTTCAGCAGCAGGGCAAGAAAGTCGCCATGGTTGGTGACGGCATCAACGACGCTCCGGCTTTGGCGGTAGCCGATATCGGCATGGCGATCGGTACGGGAACCGACGTCGCGATGGAGGCGGCGGACGTCACCCTTATGAAGGGCGATCTGAACAGCATTCCGGACGCCATTTATATGAGCCGCAAAACGATGAGCAATATCCGGCAAAACCTGTTCTGGGCGCTCGGCTACAATTCGCTGGGCATTCCGATTGCCGCGATCGGCCTGCTGGCCCCTTGGGTCGCCGGGGCGGCAATGGCGCTTAGCTCGGTATCGGTTGTACTCAATGCCCTCCGTTTGCAGCGCATGAAAGTATAA
- a CDS encoding alpha-glucuronidase family glycosyl hydrolase, which translates to MNSTLYRAWLQYSPVQDAELREAYRRVLGTISLEGRRSELLDSAIEELRSGCRSLLDIEPELLLLGNEMPQLASNEGISRGLQLRVQPAADNVQDLEEGDNSAPGKLGPEGFRLQYLGDSLQERVILIGGSEKGLLYGVFHLLRLVAAHEPLTAWNVTEEPVNRLRMINQWDNADGSIERGYAGRSIFYRDGRFTEDLTRVKDYARLLSSVGINAISINNVNVHEIETRFITREYLPQVAQIASVFRKYGITLYLSINFAAPLHIGGVGTSDPLNEDVRRWWRAAADEIYSHIPDFGGFLVKADSEHRPGPFAYGRDHADGANMLAEALEPHGGIVIWRCFVYNCMQDWRDRSTDRAKAAYDHFTPLDGRFMDNVLLQIKNGPMDFQVREPVSPLFGSMKHTNQVLEFQVTQEYTGQQRHVCYLVPQWKDVLDFDTHADGQGSYVKRIVSGSLHSMKLSGIAAVSNIGDDENWTGHTLAQANLYGYGRLIWNPDLTSEEIAEEWTRQTFGNDEAVIKTVCGMLMKSWPIYESYTSPLGVGWMVTPHTHYGPDVDGYEYSRWGTYHFADRDGIGVDRTAATGTGYTAQYFEPNARRYETLEDCPDELLLFFHHVPYSHRLKSGKTVIQHIYDTHFEGADAAAELLAEWASLEGRIDPAQHAQVAARLAEQAEHAKHWRDVINTYFFRKSGVPDEKGRTIF; encoded by the coding sequence ATGAACAGTACATTATATCGGGCCTGGCTTCAATACTCGCCAGTTCAGGATGCGGAGCTTCGGGAGGCTTACCGCCGGGTTCTCGGCACGATCTCCTTGGAGGGAAGGCGATCCGAGCTTCTGGATTCGGCCATTGAGGAGCTTCGCAGCGGATGCCGATCCCTGCTGGACATCGAGCCGGAGCTATTGTTGCTGGGCAACGAGATGCCTCAACTGGCATCGAACGAAGGGATATCCCGCGGCCTTCAGCTGCGGGTGCAGCCTGCCGCCGATAACGTGCAGGACCTGGAGGAAGGGGACAACAGCGCTCCCGGAAAGCTGGGACCTGAAGGCTTCCGCCTTCAGTATCTGGGGGATAGTCTGCAGGAGCGAGTGATCCTGATCGGCGGCTCGGAGAAAGGTTTGCTGTACGGCGTATTTCATTTGCTGCGGCTTGTCGCCGCACACGAGCCGTTAACGGCATGGAACGTGACCGAGGAGCCGGTTAACCGGCTCCGGATGATCAATCAATGGGATAATGCGGACGGCTCGATCGAGCGGGGCTACGCGGGGCGTTCGATCTTTTACCGGGATGGGCGCTTCACGGAGGATCTTACGCGCGTCAAGGACTATGCAAGGCTGCTGTCTTCCGTCGGCATCAATGCAATTTCGATCAACAATGTGAACGTGCATGAGATTGAAACGCGGTTCATCACCCGGGAATATTTGCCTCAAGTGGCCCAAATCGCAAGTGTTTTTCGCAAGTACGGCATCACGCTGTATTTGAGCATTAACTTTGCGGCCCCGCTTCATATCGGCGGCGTTGGCACTTCCGATCCGCTGAATGAAGACGTACGGCGGTGGTGGAGGGCTGCCGCGGATGAGATTTACAGCCATATTCCGGACTTCGGCGGATTCCTGGTGAAGGCCGATTCGGAACACCGGCCGGGGCCGTTCGCTTACGGGCGCGACCATGCTGACGGCGCCAATATGCTTGCCGAAGCGTTGGAGCCCCATGGCGGAATCGTGATCTGGCGCTGCTTCGTCTATAACTGCATGCAGGATTGGCGGGATCGGAGTACGGACCGTGCCAAGGCGGCTTACGATCATTTCACGCCGCTTGACGGCCGGTTCATGGACAATGTGCTGCTGCAGATTAAGAACGGGCCGATGGATTTTCAGGTCCGGGAGCCGGTATCCCCGCTGTTCGGCAGCATGAAGCATACGAACCAGGTGCTGGAATTCCAGGTGACGCAGGAATATACCGGGCAGCAGCGCCATGTCTGCTATCTCGTTCCGCAGTGGAAGGACGTGCTGGACTTTGATACGCACGCGGACGGGCAGGGCTCGTATGTGAAACGGATCGTGTCCGGTTCGCTTCACAGCATGAAGCTAAGCGGGATTGCGGCCGTATCCAACATCGGAGATGACGAGAACTGGACGGGACATACGCTGGCACAGGCCAATCTGTACGGCTACGGACGGCTGATCTGGAATCCTGATCTGACCTCGGAGGAGATTGCGGAGGAATGGACCCGGCAGACCTTCGGCAACGACGAGGCCGTTATAAAGACTGTCTGCGGCATGCTGATGAAATCTTGGCCGATCTATGAAAGCTATACGTCCCCGCTCGGGGTCGGCTGGATGGTGACGCCGCATACCCATTACGGGCCGGACGTGGACGGATACGAGTATTCCAGGTGGGGGACATACCATTTTGCGGACCGGGACGGCATCGGGGTCGACCGTACGGCTGCGACGGGGACGGGTTATACGGCCCAGTATTTCGAGCCGAATGCGCGCAGGTACGAGACGCTGGAGGACTGTCCCGACGAGCTGCTGCTGTTCTTCCACCATGTGCCGTACTCGCACCGCCTGAAGTCGGGGAAAACGGTGATTCAGCATATTTATGACACCCATTTTGAAGGTGCGGATGCAGCGGCAGAGCTCCTAGCGGAATGGGCATCTCTCGAGGGGCGAATCGATCCGGCGCAGCATGCCCAGGTGGCCGCGAGGCTGGCCGAACAGGCAGAGCATGCCAAGCACTGGCGGGATGTCATCAACACGTATTTCTTCCGCAAGTCCGGCGTGCCGGATGAGAAGGGGCGTACTATCTTTTAA
- a CDS encoding metal-sensitive transcriptional regulator, producing MTTESHTHEACAVTSERKSHHSEKTKNNLISRLNRIEGQIRGVKGLIEKDTYCDDVLNQISSIQSALNGVGRLLLEHHMKSCVVERLQEGDDDVITELLTTMNKLMK from the coding sequence ATGACAACCGAAAGCCATACGCATGAAGCCTGTGCGGTAACGAGTGAGCGGAAAAGCCATCATTCCGAGAAAACGAAGAACAACCTCATTAGCCGATTGAACCGGATTGAGGGGCAAATTCGCGGAGTGAAGGGCTTGATTGAGAAGGATACGTATTGTGATGACGTATTGAACCAGATCTCCTCCATTCAATCGGCATTGAACGGCGTAGGCAGGCTGCTGCTGGAGCATCATATGAAGAGCTGCGTGGTCGAGCGCCTGCAGGAAGGCGACGATGACGTCATTACCGAATTGCTGACCACGATGAACAAGCTGATGAAATAA
- a CDS encoding cation transporter — translation MEQVTLKVEGMSCMHCVNSIEGALKEQGISGSVDLKVGTVSVNYDAGKFSLEDIKELIEEQGYTVA, via the coding sequence ATGGAACAGGTAACGTTGAAAGTCGAAGGCATGTCCTGCATGCACTGCGTAAATTCGATCGAGGGCGCACTGAAGGAGCAAGGGATTTCCGGAAGCGTGGATTTGAAGGTGGGCACCGTATCGGTGAACTATGATGCCGGCAAGTTCAGCTTGGAAGATATCAAGGAATTGATCGAAGAACAGGGGTACACCGTAGCCTAA